Below is a genomic region from Castanea sativa cultivar Marrone di Chiusa Pesio chromosome 2, ASM4071231v1.
ACTCTCTCAATATATTATTGAGCGTACGTTACACCATGGTagctttcttcttatatatattttagtgaGAATTATTAAGATCTTGGGTGAAGTTTTTGGACAAGTGTGACAAATGATTCATGACACCCTTTATTCTGATCCTTCTCATGGAGAGTCACAGCTTTGGAAATTTTAGAGGGTACATCTTTTAATATTACTGTTTAATTGATGCTAATGAATCAAAGGATTTTGAGAAAATGATTTGACGTTGAGTTGCTAGATGAAATATTTCATCAAGTGGCTACTTTTCCAATGGGCCCTGGAGCTATGTCTGCagttattttactttttcatgCGCATTAAATTGTCTTTCATGAGAAGAAATTTGGTATCCATCTTTTAATTATAGTTTGTAATTCTCCATAGACCTTGGACCTCATGATTTCATCTGTTTATACTTTTAGCCGCTAAAGAGTAAAGTTTCTGTTTTGAGATGTGGTGCCAAgatatatatgtttttgaagacttataaatataacaattttGATAAAGCATATTATTTTGACTAAAAGATAATAATTATATGGTTTTGTAATAGCAAAATTGAAATAACTACCtgttattttagtttattaaaaagGACTTCCCTTCGTATATGTAGGATTATGATATGACTGATAAGAAGAAAAACACTCTGAAAGCTTTACTAACATAAGATGCTTATTGATTTGTAAGAACACCAATAAGAACATACACAAAGTATAATAATATGGTGATAAACTTAACGAGGGTAGAACTGGTACACAATAAGACAGTGCTGATGAACAGTGTTTTTGAATAAAGGAGAACAAAACCTCCCTTTTTTCTTAATACAGGTAATAGATATGGATAAAAGCCTAGTTGGAATTGAAATTGTGACCCCCAGTGTCTCCTTGACTTGGCAGATCAAGGCTTGTAGAATTTATGTTGAGGTGCTAGGATTTTTTGTGATTGGCAAATTTCCATCGTAAGTGCATTTTAGGACATCTGGTTTCCTCATTAGCCGGGGCCCAACTGGAACCTTGTTGTTTTTGGGACGAATATCCTACACACAGACAACTATCATTCTTAAAGAAGCTGATGTACATATACTCAGTAACCAATATTTGATATTTCCAACTACCATCACTAGATTACTTTATGAAAGCTTGTTATTCTTGAAGCACATTTCAACACCCTAAATCTGTACATAGAAAGAGCCTGCTAATCTTTTGTGGCAAAAATGTTATTGAGGTTTTGGAACCATAGATAACTGTGATTCCTTTGCATCTAGACATGCTTATCTCCTGTAATTTGCTAGTCATTTAGGGACATTAAACATCATTACAGAGTGTTGAATGATAATGTGAAGAGGAGTTCTATCTTTTGAAGTTATGGCAATTTAATAGGTAGTCAATTAGCAATCTGATAAAGCTGAGTAATTTGAAGATGGAGAACTTTTAGTATGAAATTGTGATTTGTGAGTGTTGAAAAATTAGAGGGAAATTGCTACCTGGTCAAAGATAGCTGTTGGGATTGCTAGGGTAGCACAAGCATTGGGGGAATCAACTATTCCAGATATTCTTCCTTCACATGGGCAGCATGACAGCAGAAGATAGACCTGTTAGCCACCATATTGTCTTCTAGATCAATCACTTAATACAAACCAAATTTACCATATGTATGAATTTTGGTGCTTCTCTTTGTGCATGTGCTTGCGTGACTTAATGGAGACAGAGACATGAACCTGTTCTTTGGAGTACCCAAATTTGGAGAGGTAGTCGATGGCGTTGAGTACTGCTCGCTTATAAGCAACACTCGCATCAAGGTAGTGTTGCCTCCCACTCTCATCAACACTGATGCCCTCAAATACCAACCATTCTGAGAATCTAGGCTCAACAGGGCCTATCTCAAAGATTGGGTTTACATGAAGAGGAGTGGGACCCATTGGTGTAAGGTATTCTTTCATTCCACCCCTTATAATGTCACACCTGATAACACGATAACAAGTGATATAACCCTGGATAAGCTATGAACAGTTGATGGAATGATGTTGTTGtgaatctttttattattatgaagaATGGTTTATAATGGGCAAAAACATTCAAGTGGCATTAATGTTTGCATCATGGTTGACATCAAAATTGAGTATTTTAGGTCTTTGAAAGAGGTTTGTATGAGGATGCTTAGATGTAGATGGCTTAGTTCTTAAGAGTCCTAAGGCCCCATCTTGCATTGCATTTAGAGGCGGGGAAAAGACTTTAAAGGGCTTAAAGCTCTTAAGCAAAATTTGCCACTGTTCGGTAAGTTTGCTAAAAAGCGTATTTTGCCCCCCTAAATCTGAAATTCAAGCAATGTTCTaggttttaaaagaaataataaattaacaaaCATACCCATGctgacttatcaaaaaaaaaacaaacatacccatgctgatttttcaaaataacacccAATGCCATTTAGGAGGGAGAACAGAGTTATGTGAGTGGTTGCTTCTTTATCAAGAGAGCTGTTAGATGGATTGGTCTTGATTAATAGCATAACTTGTGTTTGATCTTCTCAGCTTTAAGTTCTTGCTTATTTTTCAAAGTAACACCCGCTGACGTTTAGGAGGGAGAACAGAGTTATGTGAGTGGTTGCTTCTTTATCAAGAGAGTTGTTAGATAGATTGGTCTTGATTAATAGCATAGCTTGTGTTTGATCTTCTCAGCTTTAAGTTCTTTGGGCTATTAGTAGCCATTTGTGTTCGTGTAATTATGGCTATAACAGCATACTTTCTAGTCTTTTTAAATATCCAAATTACCTCTAAAGCTTAGTATGTTTTTTCCTTGACACCTATTATGATAATTGCAGTTCATCCTCTTGTACTCACTATTGAAGTTATCCTCAATGTGACaagaaatcaaatattttatggaacTACAGAActagttgtttaaaatgtataaGACCATACATAAGATAGGGGGGGTCAACTTGCAGGAAATTGCATTTTCAATTTGAATGCAAAGAAATCCATTGATTTATTGTAACAGTCTCCTATATTGAGTTTAGCAACTTACGTATGTGGCAGAAGTCCAGacctcttatttatttttattttttacactatatttccTTAAAGAAAGGAATTTTAACATTATATGCTCCAGTAATTATGTCTGTTTCTCTTCTTGTGTATAAGTTTGTAGTAAACCATGAGAAGAACATGTTGTAACTTCATACCAATTAAAGTAGAACTTGAAATGTTACGGGAGATAGAATGTACTTGAGTTCTAGGAAACCACTCATCTCAATTGCCCCACAGAATGAGACTTCACCATCCCCCTGAGAGAAGTGCATGTCACCAGTACTGAAATTTGCTCCATCTACAAATACCGGAAGGTATATCTTTGAACCTCTACTAAGATTTTTGATGTCACAATTTCCACCATTTTCTCTTCCTGGAATTGTTCTCGCAGCCTCCCTGGCAATCTTTTCCCATTCTGGAGTGCCCTTTTCAATCTACACATGATCATGACACATTGAGTAACTACTTGCAGCTGATATGAGATTGTTTCAGTTTCAACTCTCATGGCTAACatctattacaataaacaaAGGTTTTCTCATGTTTTCTTTGTTCAATGTATCATACCTTTCCAAGGACACAGCCTCTGGTTGTTGGTAGGTTTGCTAATGGTCGTGAGTGCAAAACCTCACATAGTTTGAGCGTTTGGAGCCCATTTTCTTCAAGCTCTCTTTCCCTCTCGTTCCATATGTTGAGCAGTTCCAATGATGGTGCAGTTCCAATGATTCCAGGGTGAGTTAAGCCCGGAAATCGTACTCCTGCTATGCATATATAATATGTGAGCAACGTGAATATGAAATGCATTCTATTCATTTTCTCATTACCTGGTATGTGAGGAGAGTAGGCA
It encodes:
- the LOC142626283 gene encoding uncharacterized protein LOC142626283 isoform X1, which gives rise to MAPSTPRLVVPIDLTKKPWEQKFPLHNRWHPQLPHVAEVKAGELFRVEMTDWTGGAIKDDDSAVDVKSIDLSAVHYLSGPIRVVDEDGTPAKPGDLLVVEILNLGPLPGDEWGYTATFDRENGGGFLTDHFPCATKAIWYFEGIYAYSPHIPGVRFPGLTHPGIIGTAPSLELLNIWNERERELEENGLQTLKLCEVLHSRPLANLPTTRGCVLGKIEKGTPEWEKIAREAARTIPGRENGGNCDIKNLSRGSKIYLPVFVDGANFSTGDMHFSQGDGEVSFCGAIEMSGFLELKCDIIRGGMKEYLTPMGPTPLHVNPIFEIGPVEPRFSEWLVFEGISVDESGRQHYLDASVAYKRAVLNAIDYLSKFGYSKEQVYLLLSCCPCEGRISGIVDSPNACATLAIPTAIFDQDIRPKNNKVPVGPRLMRKPDVLKCTYDGNLPITKNPSTST
- the LOC142626283 gene encoding uncharacterized protein LOC142626283 isoform X2; protein product: MAQYGSRLIVPIDVKKKPWEQKLPLHNRWHPDIPPVAEVKVGEAFRVEMVDFSGGGITQDYTAEDIKHAEQSIVHYLSGPIRVVDEDGTPAKPGDLLVVEILNLGPLPGDEWGYTATFDRENGGGFLTDHFPCATKAIWYFEGIYAYSPHIPGVRFPGLTHPGIIGTAPSLELLNIWNERERELEENGLQTLKLCEVLHSRPLANLPTTRGCVLGKIEKGTPEWEKIAREAARTIPGRENGGNCDIKNLSRGSKIYLPVFVDGANFSTGDMHFSQGDGEVSFCGAIEMSGFLELKCDIIRGGMKEYLTPMGPTPLHVNPIFEIGPVEPRFSEWLVFEGISVDESGRQHYLDASVAYKRAVLNAIDYLSKFGYSKEQVYLLLSCCPCEGRISGIVDSPNACATLAIPTAIFDQDIRPKNNKVPVGPRLMRKPDVLKCTYDGNLPITKNPSTST